The window TGGGCTTATTATTATATTTTGTTATATCATTTGTTAATACGGAATTTACAACTTTATTGAAATCTTCTTCATCACATTCTATAGACCAACCTATTCTTGGTTCTGTTCCACCTTTCCACCCTGGTTGAATGGAAAACTTGTTTGATGGTGGGATAAATTCTTCATTGTACTTAATACTTAATTGGTGTTCACCAATCTTAAAAGCTATGGAACCTTTATCATCCCAAATAAGTTTTAACTGAAGTATATCTGAGTAAAACCACTTCATTTTTTCCAAATCGTTACAAAATATATATGTAAATCCCCATCGCTTTGCTATATTAACCCCCCCATTTTATAAAATTTGCTTCTTCCACCAAGCTGCCCATTTAGTTAGACAAGTTCAACAAAAGGGGCATCAATCCCTTCTCGGATTAAAGCCCCGTAAATGAAGTAAGAGAAGTATCTATTTACTAATTAAACCTTTTCAAATTCACCTCGAACTACACGACTCATATCAATAACTTTAATCATCTCAGTATATAATTCTTCAATTCGATGATCAGAGTCAACTTTCCCCATAATGATATCGTGATGATGTTTATTAGTGAACGTAGAAACTGAGCACATCAAAGTTTCATTTTCCTGTAGTTCAACCGATGACTCCATCCCTTTACAGCCATACATGGCATCAATAAAAGTGCTTTGGTAAGTATTATCTTCAATCGCACCATATTCCTTGTAAATAACAGATGCCTTTTTATTAATTTCTATGAACCTATCCTTTTTCTGTATCAAGACTGGATATAAATATAATACATTGTACATAAAATTCTCCTTTGTTTTAGTTCATTATCTGCTTAATGACTTAGTACTAACTCCCCCATTAGCTTTAATACGAAATTCCACAAAATAGAGTTAATCCTTCTCGGATCAACACACCAGGTTTTTTTGGTGAAAAAACAATTAAACTTGAATCCAGAACCTTTTAATAATATTCCCATTCTTTTCAATGAAGTTACTATCTGGTACTCCACCATTATTTAAAATTGTTTAGCCGAACCGATGTTGTTACTGTCACAAACAACAAGAACTTCGTGTAACCCCAATTCTTTTGCCTTTACTAATGATAAAGATAAAAGTTGTGTTGCAAATCCTTTTCGCCTTTCAGAAGGTCGGATACCGTAGCCGATATGCCACCGCTATTAAATAAACTATCATTTAATCGATGGCGGATATTTCCAGCCCCAATAACTTTTTTATTATCATTTACTAACCA is drawn from Bacillus sp. FJAT-18017 and contains these coding sequences:
- a CDS encoding VOC family protein — encoded protein: MAKRWGFTYIFCNDLEKMKWFYSDILQLKLIWDDKGSIAFKIGEHQLSIKYNEEFIPPSNKFSIQPGWKGGTEPRIGWSIECDEEDFNKVVNSVLTNDITKYNNKPIWKGYWSFPILDPMNNTIEITCTEFIKNHDAN
- a CDS encoding DUF1428 family protein, with the translated sequence MYNVLYLYPVLIQKKDRFIEINKKASVIYKEYGAIEDNTYQSTFIDAMYGCKGMESSVELQENETLMCSVSTFTNKHHHDIIMGKVDSDHRIEELYTEMIKVIDMSRVVRGEFEKV